From the genome of Hyphomonas adhaerens MHS-3, one region includes:
- a CDS encoding PaaI family thioesterase, which produces MTKTIEKSGEFAGWFTWTDDPYEHETAGPFYFKVDEQGPVAAFRVERKHLNANGVVHGGCLMSFADFALFALGHGTTEGFTGVTVAFSSEFVDAVVENERLEARGDILRDGGSLSFIRGIVSGEDGRPVLNFSGTIKKRRERKPL; this is translated from the coding sequence GTGACCAAAACAATCGAGAAATCAGGCGAGTTCGCAGGATGGTTCACCTGGACCGACGATCCATATGAACACGAGACGGCCGGGCCGTTCTATTTCAAGGTTGACGAGCAGGGACCGGTCGCCGCCTTCCGGGTGGAACGCAAGCATCTGAACGCCAACGGCGTCGTGCATGGCGGCTGCCTGATGAGTTTCGCCGATTTTGCGCTGTTTGCCCTCGGGCACGGCACGACGGAGGGATTTACCGGCGTCACGGTCGCCTTTTCATCGGAATTCGTCGATGCGGTCGTGGAGAACGAACGGCTGGAAGCGCGCGGAGACATCCTGCGAGACGGCGGATCGCTGAGTTTCATCCGGGGAATCGTAAGCGGAGAAGACGGACGCCCTGTCCTGAACTTCTCCGGGACAATCAAGAAAAGAAGAGAGAGGAAACCCCTATGA
- a CDS encoding SDR family NAD(P)-dependent oxidoreductase, producing the protein MSQPPYEALSRSIKGKTALITGAASGMGRATAHLFAREGANVAVTDLKQDAVDAVVEEIKAAGINHVKGWAMDVGDADAIKRVIDETAAHFGGLEILVNNAGFAIPANIAEESYEDSWGPSINVMLTSHQRAIRAALPYMRKAGYGRIVNVASTEGLGATPGNSPYVAAKHGVIGLTRGLAVDLGREGITVNCICPGPIKTGITAGIPDEHKEIYAKRRVPLRRYGIPEEVANITLSCVLPAASFMTGVHIPVDGGLTIKNA; encoded by the coding sequence ATGAGCCAGCCACCCTATGAAGCGCTGTCGCGCTCGATCAAGGGCAAGACCGCCCTCATCACCGGCGCCGCCAGCGGCATGGGCCGGGCCACCGCCCACCTGTTCGCCCGCGAAGGCGCCAATGTTGCCGTCACGGATCTGAAACAGGACGCCGTCGATGCCGTGGTCGAGGAGATCAAGGCCGCCGGGATCAATCATGTGAAGGGCTGGGCGATGGATGTCGGCGATGCCGATGCCATCAAGCGCGTGATCGACGAGACGGCCGCGCATTTCGGCGGGCTGGAAATCCTGGTCAACAATGCCGGGTTCGCCATCCCGGCCAATATCGCCGAGGAAAGTTATGAGGACAGCTGGGGGCCCAGCATCAATGTCATGCTGACCAGCCACCAGCGCGCCATCCGCGCGGCGCTGCCCTACATGCGCAAGGCCGGTTATGGCCGGATCGTGAATGTGGCGTCCACGGAAGGTCTGGGCGCAACGCCCGGAAACTCCCCCTATGTCGCCGCCAAGCATGGCGTCATCGGCCTCACCCGCGGCCTCGCCGTGGACCTTGGCCGCGAAGGCATCACCGTGAACTGCATTTGCCCCGGCCCGATCAAGACCGGCATCACCGCCGGCATTCCGGACGAGCACAAGGAAATCTACGCCAAGCGCCGCGTGCCGCTGCGCCGTTACGGCATTCCGGAGGAGGTGGCGAACATCACCCTCTCCTGTGTTCTGCCGGCGGCCAGCTTCATGACCGGCGTGCACATCCCGGTCGATGGCGGCCTGACGATCAAAAACGCCTAG